Below is a window of Brassica napus cultivar Da-Ae chromosome A5, Da-Ae, whole genome shotgun sequence DNA.
TCTGTTTCTGGTGTTAATGAAGCCCCTGTTCACTCATTCATGGACACACTAATGTAAAGGTACCTATTGATCTGTTGGAACTCTGCTTTTTTTCAAGCCCTGCTTTGTCTAGATGATAAACACATTTATGTTCTTGCATTGTGTGTAGAACTTTGTCGGATTATCGGTCTCTGATGGCTATCTAGCAACAGGCTCGGAGACTAATGAGGTATGTCTACTCTCACTTcaatgataaacaaaaaaaaataggatgaacCTTTGAACCTATTGTTGAATAAAAAAGTGACTTGGTTGTGCTTCACTGGACAGGTTTATGTGTACCACAAGGCATTTCCAATGCCGGTTTTGTCATACAAGTTCAAAACTGTAGACCCTGTGTCGGGGCTCGAAGTAGAGGATGCCTCTCAGTTCATATCTTCTGTCTGCTGGCGCGGACAATCTTCCACCTTAGTTGCTGCAAACTCCACTGGAAACATCAAGATTCTGGAGATAGTATGAACCAAATGTGACCCAGggaaaaataatagttttcaGAGGTTTCTTATTCTTAGTTTGATTGGTATAGGAAACAATTTTGGGAGAGTGAGTGAGTAGTAAAAGTGGAAACATGGTTGCTACTGTGTATTTGTGTATAGAAGCATCTTTGTATATGTGTAGTATACTTATTGTAAACCCTAATTAAACCAGTAAGTAACTTGACATACAAGGAATCCTTAAATCTCTTCAATCTGTGTGTGCTATTAACACTGAGTCTTTCTGATTTAGCTTTCTAATGGATGCAAATGGCTTGACCATCTTGAAATTCATGACTCCAAACACAAGacatcttttgatatctttgttGAGTCGTAGGAATCAAAAAGCATTCtactattagttttttttttttttgtatagctTCAGATTGTGTATACCTGGAATGAAAGGGGACCTTACCTCATGAATCTTCAGCATAAACAAAGCTTGTAGATCTTCCTAAGCCACACAGAGTTTGTGATATGTATTAATGTTGAGAACCTTCTGTCCCAGACAGTGTTTTTAAATCTATCCTTTACGTTGAGAAACCTTCTAGTGGACTTAGAGGCTTCTCCTTCCTTAAGCGGGCCGAGTGTTTCAGAAACGAACGAGAAGCTATGGCTGTCACCAGCTTCGCACCTCCATGGCTCGTTCTGAGACAAGCGTTTCGAACAGTCGcagcttcctcttcttcttcttatcttcACCCAACTCACAATCACACAGTCCTTCCTTGGTCGCCTCTCCGACACTCAGGTTCATTTCCCATAACAACTTATCTTTGTTCTGTTATGTTACTTCGTGTTCTGTCATAAAGTCTTGATATTTTAGATTCAACATCATCATTCTCACACCCTCAATTTGATTCTTCTTACTAATTGGAAATTTAGGAACTTTAATTGAGAGCAATGCTTATCATCAAACTAACTAACCGTATGAGCCTGAACCTTCTAGTTACTTAGATTCAATCAAAAGTTGTTTATCTTGATTGTAACCCCACGAATAAAAATTGCAGCTTTGAGAAGATGCCACGTTGCAGAAGCAATGAAAGGAGATGTAGAGCTTGTCCTCAAAGGAGTTGGAGACCAAGCTGTTGCTAAGGAAGTCAAACACATCCTTGAAATGGTATTGGCCCTTTTTTGTCTATCCTTTGAAGTCTATCTCTGTTTCAGTCTCATTCTCTCGTGGGGGGGGTTTGTTGTAGGCGAGACGCGCAACATCAAGAAGAGAAGTTCTTCACACAGATTTTCTCACACCACCTGTTGTTAAGGAATCAGTTTCAGTCTTGGGAAAGCTTGCTGATGTTGCAGTTGTTGCTCAGGGCGGTTACCCTGAGGTAATTTTTCACCTTTTAAGTATATGTTTCCTCTGAGACTGTAAGCCTTAAAGCTCTGGAATTGTGCTTTTGTCTTAGGCTGAGCGGTGTAGGATCTCGGTTGGACATCCTGATGTATTAACCAATGATCCAGATATAGTTGCAGCTTTGAGGTACAACAACCAAGTTCATGAATTCTTGAGCTTTGTTCTTGTCTGagtatgttgttttttttcaatttctagCATCACAGGGAATCTTGGGTTTCAAGCTTGTTCTCATGGCGACTTCCTTGGAGCGATTCTTGGCACTGGAATCACCAGGGACAAGCTTGGGGATATCTTGATTCAGGTTATAACATCTGAATGATTCTCTGTATAAACAAACATTCTTCAGCTCCCATTAACATTGTTTCTTTGGCTACTTTACTTTGATGGTAATGAAGGAAGAAAAAGGAGCTCAGGTCCTGATAGTTCCTGAACTAGTTGACTTTATTGTTTCAGCTCTCGACAAGGTTAGATTATTTATATAACCCATAAACCAAGATCTCGGATCAGCAGTACTCTGATCTTATGATAATGAATCTGTCATATATAGGTTGGGAATGTTTCTGTAACTTGTAGTAAGATACCTTTGCTTGCTCTTGAATACGAACCTCCTAGGTATGATTCTTCTTTACCTTCAAAAAGAGTTTCTGCTTTGGCttgattcttttgttttgttaggACTAATTCATTCAAAACGGTGGAAGCCTCGTTGAGAATTGATGCAGTAGCTAGTGCTGGTTTCAAGATTTCGCGGTCAAAGCTAGTTGATCTGATTAGGTAAATtagctttcttttctttttgatcttCCATTGCATTCTCATGTTTGCTGAGAAAAAAAGAT
It encodes the following:
- the LOC125609507 gene encoding putative RNA-binding protein YlmH isoform X1: MAVTSFAPPWLVLRQAFRTVAASSSSSYLHPTHNHTVLPWSPLRHSALRRCHVAEAMKGDVELVLKGVGDQAVAKEVKHILEMARRATSRREVLHTDFLTPPVVKESVSVLGKLADVAVVAQGGYPEAERCRISVGHPDVLTNDPDIVAALSITGNLGFQACSHGDFLGAILGTGITRDKLGDILIQEEKGAQVLIVPELVDFIVSALDKVGNVSVTCSKIPLLALEYEPPRTNSFKTVEASLRIDAVASAGFKISRSKLVDLISSGDVRVNWATVTKNGTTVKTGDVVSVSGKGRLKIGEINETKKGKYAVEIIRYL
- the LOC125609507 gene encoding putative RNA-binding protein YlmH isoform X2, translated to MAVTSFAPPWLVLRQAFRTVAASSSSSYLHPTHNHTVLPWSPLRHSALRRCHVAEAMKGDVELVLKGVGDQAVAKEVKHILEMARRATSRREVLHTDFLTPPVVKESVSVLGKLADVAVVAQGGYPEAERCRISVGHPDVLTNDPDIVAALSITGNLGFQACSHGDFLGAILGTGITRDKLGDILIQEEKGAQVLIVPELVDFIVSALDKVGNVSVTCSKIPLLALEYEPPRTNSFKTVEASLRIDAVASAGFKISRSKLVDLISSGDVRVNWATVTKNGTTVKTGDVVSVSGKGRLKVRL